The Primulina huaijiensis isolate GDHJ02 chromosome 10, ASM1229523v2, whole genome shotgun sequence region taatatgtcaaaacgtttattttaaatgtttatgatttaatatgttaaaattttgatttcaaaacgtttatggctttttatgatttttatatgtgaaaatgtttattttaaatgtttacggatttttatgatttaatattgacatttaaaagatatgttgcatgcttggtttaaaagaaaaacgttatatgcatttttaatttttattaagtgatgagaatacaaaacgttgaaggaagtgaagtaattgtgactaaatatgtttgagctatcgtgagggtgaaggtcacagtgggagcccgacgatcgtgtttccattgatacgaatacgaatacgaatacgttaatatgttggccaaggcccagttgactggtgagagtaTTGCTGGtatccccgtcgcccagtactgtggttttatgtagatggatccatcgcccaatacgaatactAATACGAGTCACCAttatcgatctgaattcaatgaaaggaaaatgaatatggatatgaatatgttgatacgaatatggatatgaatatgaatatgaatatgatgatatgaatatgttgatatgaatatgaatataaatatgaatatgtttatgttgatatgaaaatgtttatgtctaaagttgatgcatctttatgaaaatgttattgttttaagtttatgcattttcatgaaaacgatattttaagtacaaatatttttcactcttgcatgtgatctgtatatgtattacttgttatcaagattatggtgtgttgagtctttatactcactaggtgtgattgatgcagttGATTATGATAAGAACGTTAATGGAgttcttgatggttgactttgctagaCTGAATGTGCACATAATCCGAGGACCGACACTAGTTTTCcacactagtttatgattatgatttatgtgaaGAATATTTTTACGAGAATTTATTTgtgtttatgagtggtttttgggAGGTTATAttatgtgctatacttttcaaataatatttttgggtttggtaaaacgtttaacgattttacgatttaaactattttcctttggatttttaaatggtagttgggtattttattttaaaaatggtatcaaggtattttaaagtatttttatatatgtatatttcgaaTTATGAAGATTAAGgtggaaaaaaatattctagcacgttttaagaaaatgaatagcagacgtttcagtttaTTTCCGTACTTTCATTCGTTAACGGATCGACATTGACAAACAAGATTTCCTagctcagtttatcactaaactgactcattatttgaaaaaaatctaaaattgtcaagtgtttattcaaccctccttCTAAACATTTCTTCACTacctaaccgatcctatcacatGTGGTAAGTCttcttcttttgtttgtttACCATTTAAGCTGtataaacttaattaatttagtatattcacattatttttttttaaattgtaggcatctttataaaaaaatgaaaaaagataaCAAGACCGACAAGTTTAGATTTGTGAATCCACACACGATCCCATACATGCCATATGCAACCAAACTTGACAAAAACGGTAAAATCGAACACTTGAATGAAAGAGCAAGTGTTTTGGCCGAAAGACTAAGTGGTGCATCAAGAAATCAACTATTTTTGGTGCCATATAATGTTGGGTGAGTCAAAATTacaatatcaaattttatttattttctcgaCAATTTATTGAATTGTATGCACTAATTATGTGTTATGTGCGTAGTTACCATTAGATTCTCACTGTCATCGATCCTTACAAGGAGATGGTTTATTTGTTGGATTCACTTAGTCATCGAAACCGTTCCGATGACTGGAAATGTGTGCTGGATATGTAagttaatattatgtttttatgtcaaatttaatttagtGAATAAAACACTCATATGTTGACTGTTACTGATGTATGAAGGAGTGTAAGATTGTTTAATTCAAACAAGGAAAGTAAAGAGAAAAAACAAGTTATATGGGAAGTAGTAAAGGTATGCATGTGTACTTGTCATTAATTAACGTTTATTTCAATTTGTGTATCAATcactaacaattttttttaacataggGTCCTCGAAAACCAGATACGAAACAATGTGGTTTTTATGTTATGAGATTTATGAGAGAAATGATTGAAAAAATGCTACCAATGAGAAGGACTCACTATCTTCAATTGTAATATTCGACATATTCTCAATATTCACAAATAATTTTGTATTTCTCATTTTTCAATATCTTTATTGATTGTTTTTTACTAATATTATCACTATTTTTTTTCACAGTTCATGAAACAGAGTACTATAAGGAAGAAATTGATGAAGTGCGATCCGAGTGGGTGGAATGCATACAAGATTATATTTACGAATTTGTATGCAAAGTATTGATGAAGTGCTTTGTGTTACAATGACCCAAATCAATCATTTTTCTACTTTATTCAGTAAATGATGCCCTGAGCACATATTCTGGTCATGCTAGTAAATAGTCTAAATCATATGAACATTCTGCTCATGATCTTGAACTGTATATTTGGTAACAATTCCAGGTAGGTTGACAAAACAGAGCTTGAATAAACAGAGCTTGTGAATATTAGTTTCACATTAGTTCTAGCTTCTTAAAACATAAATGTTACTGTACATCAAAAACATTAGTTTTAtacaattattttgtttcttcaTACAAGTTGTATGAGAAAAATgggaatatatttttttgaactaCCACTCAAAAAGCAACGACATCATCACAAAGTAAGTGTACTCTTAATCATGCCAGTATTCTTTGTCTTTGTATGTAGTCTAGTGTTGCGATTGTCTTTGTTGATTATTTGAGCAGCGCAATTGGATACTGTCAAAGTTAGGCTGCAAAATCCGGGTTCAGTTTGATATCATTAACTAATTTGATATGTTCTATACAATGTCAAAATTCACTTAGCTTTCAAATTCCAATGTGTGGGATATATTTATTATGGGAAAACAATGTATTATCGTCTCTATGCACCATTTGTGTTAGCTGCGTTTCCAGTGCATGTCTTTGCTTGTAATCTCATCTTACATTGGGTTTTAATGGGCTTTCTATGTGTGGATTATATGCCAAGGATGAAATGGAATGGGAAGGTTTTGATGCAGAAATTTTGATGAGGTTTGAGGAGATCGAGGCCGATTATGACAAAAGATTGCAGTATATCTGTATTTtctatttagaaaattttgatattgtgGGACTCTACTGTCACATTGCCACATTGATGACGAATATGTATCAAGGTCAATTGCAATACTAAATtcaaatttgtaaaatttttgtTAATCGTTGGCATATTTTGGATGATGGATTTTGAACACAACATAGCGACGAATTGAACGtggtaattattttattttcgattgttatttttggtttaattattattatatatattgtaaataaaaaacattttaatacaataatttttaattaatgaaaaaaattattaaagacAACAGTTTTGAATTCTAGtgaagaaaaaatttaaaaacaacaGTTTTAAACTATTGTAGATTCAACAAAACACTACGGTTTTTAGGCGTTGCAAAACTGTTTTCGATTGTCTTAAAAAAATCCGATCCCAAATGTGCCGTTTTAATGGGCTT contains the following coding sequences:
- the LOC140986776 gene encoding uncharacterized protein isoform X1; translated protein: MKKDNKTDKFRFVNPHTIPYMPYATKLDKNGKIEHLNERASVLAERLSGASRNQLFLVPYNVGSVRLFNSNKESKEKKQVIWEVVKGPRKPDTKQCGFYVMRFMREMIEKMLPMRRTHYLQLVL
- the LOC140986776 gene encoding uncharacterized protein isoform X2 yields the protein MKKDNKTDKFRFVNPHTIPYMPYATKLDKNGKIEHLNERASVLAERLSGASRNQLFLVPYNVGSVRLFNSNKESKEKKQVIWEVVKSTIRKKLMKCDPSGWNAYKIIFTNL
- the LOC140986776 gene encoding uncharacterized protein isoform X3, whose amino-acid sequence is MVYLLDSLSHRNRSDDWKCVLDMSVRLFNSNKESKEKKQVIWEVVKGPRKPDTKQCGFYVMRFMREMIEKMLPMRRTHYLQLVL